Proteins encoded by one window of Campylobacteraceae bacterium:
- a CDS encoding aspartate-semialdehyde dehydrogenase, translating to MRKYNVAVVGATGAVGEELFRVMDELNFPVDNIVPLASAKSVGTNIEYKSKEYAVIELTETSFKENKVDIAFFSAGGNISAKYAKYAVEAGAVVIDNTSHFRMDENTPLVVPEVNPEDIELWKNTGVIANPNCSTIQMVLSLKPLDELYGIKRVDVSTYQAVSGAGKAGMEELFHQMQDLLNFQLGESKKEAFVHQIVNNVIPQVDVAMDNSFTKEEMKMINETQKILHKDIAIAATCVRVPVLRSHSESITITFEDDVDVNIDEVREALERFPNVEVIDDLENNAYPMPIISTDTDITYVGRLRKDLYAKNMLHYFNVADQVRVGAATNSIRIALKWIDLEENK from the coding sequence ATGAGAAAATATAATGTAGCAGTTGTTGGTGCAACTGGTGCAGTTGGAGAAGAATTATTTAGAGTAATGGATGAGTTAAATTTTCCTGTTGATAATATAGTTCCTCTTGCAAGTGCAAAAAGTGTTGGAACAAATATAGAATATAAAAGTAAAGAATATGCGGTTATTGAATTAACTGAAACATCTTTTAAAGAAAATAAAGTTGATATTGCTTTCTTTTCTGCTGGTGGAAATATTTCTGCTAAATATGCTAAATATGCAGTTGAAGCAGGAGCTGTTGTAATTGATAATACAAGCCATTTTAGAATGGATGAAAATACACCTTTAGTAGTTCCTGAAGTAAATCCAGAAGATATTGAATTGTGGAAAAACACAGGGGTTATTGCTAATCCAAATTGTTCAACCATTCAAATGGTATTATCATTAAAACCTTTGGATGAATTATATGGTATTAAAAGAGTAGATGTATCTACGTATCAAGCTGTTTCAGGTGCTGGAAAAGCGGGGATGGAAGAACTATTTCATCAAATGCAAGATTTATTAAACTTCCAATTAGGTGAAAGTAAAAAAGAAGCTTTTGTTCATCAAATTGTAAACAATGTTATTCCTCAAGTAGATGTAGCTATGGATAATTCGTTTACAAAAGAAGAAATGAAAATGATTAATGAAACACAAAAAATTCTTCACAAAGATATAGCTATTGCAGCAACATGTGTAAGAGTTCCAGTATTAAGATCTCACAGTGAATCTATTACTATTACTTTTGAAGATGATGTTGATGTTAATATTGATGAAGTAAGAGAAGCGTTAGAGCGTTTTCCTAATGTTGAAGTTATTGATGATTTAGAAAATAATGCATATCCTATGCCAATTATTTCTACTGATACTGATATTACTTATGTAGGAAGATTAAGAAAAGATTTATATGCTAAGAATATGTTGCATTATTTTAATGTGGCAGATCAAGTAAGAGTGGGTGCTGCTACTAATTCTATTCGAATTGCTTTAAAGTGGATAGACTTAGAAGAAAATAAATAG
- the gyrA gene encoding DNA gyrase subunit A codes for MENLFNSQDIIDINIEDSVKASYLDYSMSVIIGRALPDARDGLKPVHRRILYAMHDLNMTARAPYKKSARIVGDVIGKYHPHGDTSVYDALVRMAQSFSMREPLIDGQGNFGSVDGDNAAAMRYTESRFTKIAEEILKDLDKDTVNFNPNYDDTLKEPTVFPTRVPTLLMNGSEGIAVGMATKIPPHNLGELLDAILHTIENPEATADELMEFIKGPDFPTGGTIFGRRGIIDAYNTGRGRVKIRAKHHIETKGRKEVIVIDELPYQVNKSRLIEQIANLAKDKVIEGISEVRDESDRDGIRVVIELKKDAMAEILMNNLYKSTPLETTFGIIMLAVLNKEPKVFKLPEVLAVFLSHRKTVIIRRTIFDLEKAKARAHILEGLKIALDNIDEVVQIVKSSSNDADAREKLQERFSLSAIQSQAILDMRLGRLTGLQRDKLEAEYQELLAIIAELESILKSESRLNEIITEELLEIKEKYSTPRLTDIEDSYEEIDIEDLIPNEPMVVTITHNGYVKRVPIKLYEKQRRGGKGKVAVTTHDDDFIERFFVSNTHDTLMFVTNLGQLYWLKVYRIPEGSRIAKGKAVVNLINLKAGEKIMEIIPTTDFDETKSLAFFTRNGIVKRTSLSEFSNIRSNGVRAIVLDEGDEIVTAKITLPESQNLMVFTSLGQCIRFDISKTREQGRSTRGVRGIKFKHDNDYVVDADVIENTEQELLCVSEKGIGKRTIVSEYRETNRAGSGVISMKLSNKTGNVIGEVLVDEEQDLMILTSIGKMIRVDMQSIRKAGRNTSGVIIVSVEKGDKVVSIAKCPKEDKELDDENLDENGEVVKNEENSEANNESVNEENSNEETTNNEKTEDNNGENE; via the coding sequence ATGGAAAATCTTTTTAATAGTCAAGATATTATAGATATAAATATTGAAGATTCAGTAAAAGCTTCATATTTAGATTATTCGATGAGTGTTATAATTGGGCGTGCACTTCCCGATGCACGAGATGGATTAAAACCTGTTCATAGAAGAATTTTATACGCTATGCATGATTTAAATATGACTGCACGTGCTCCTTATAAAAAATCGGCAAGAATTGTCGGTGATGTTATTGGTAAGTACCATCCACATGGAGATACTTCAGTTTATGATGCATTAGTAAGAATGGCACAGAGTTTCTCTATGAGAGAGCCTTTAATTGATGGTCAAGGTAACTTTGGTTCTGTAGATGGTGATAATGCAGCTGCTATGAGATATACAGAGTCACGTTTTACTAAAATTGCAGAAGAGATTTTAAAAGATTTGGATAAAGATACGGTTAACTTTAATCCAAATTATGATGATACGCTGAAAGAACCTACGGTTTTTCCTACACGTGTGCCTACTTTATTAATGAACGGGTCTGAAGGTATTGCTGTTGGAATGGCTACAAAAATTCCACCACATAACTTGGGTGAATTATTAGATGCTATTTTACATACTATTGAAAACCCAGAAGCTACAGCTGATGAATTAATGGAATTTATAAAAGGTCCAGATTTTCCTACTGGTGGAACTATTTTTGGACGACGTGGAATTATTGATGCTTATAATACAGGAAGAGGTCGTGTAAAAATAAGAGCAAAACATCATATTGAAACAAAAGGTAGAAAAGAAGTTATTGTAATTGATGAACTTCCTTACCAAGTAAATAAATCAAGACTAATTGAACAAATTGCAAATCTTGCAAAAGACAAAGTAATTGAAGGGATTTCTGAAGTAAGAGATGAATCTGATAGAGATGGTATTAGAGTTGTAATTGAACTTAAAAAAGATGCAATGGCAGAAATTTTAATGAACAATCTTTACAAATCAACACCCTTAGAAACTACTTTTGGAATTATTATGTTGGCGGTTTTAAATAAAGAACCAAAAGTATTTAAATTACCAGAAGTATTAGCAGTATTTTTATCGCACAGAAAAACAGTAATTATTAGAAGAACTATTTTTGATTTGGAAAAAGCAAAAGCAAGAGCACATATTTTAGAAGGTTTAAAAATCGCTTTAGACAATATTGATGAAGTAGTTCAAATTGTAAAAAGTTCATCAAATGATGCAGATGCTAGAGAAAAACTTCAAGAAAGATTTTCTTTATCTGCAATTCAATCTCAAGCTATTTTAGATATGAGATTAGGAAGATTAACTGGTCTTCAAAGAGATAAACTAGAGGCTGAATATCAAGAATTATTGGCAATAATTGCAGAATTAGAATCAATTTTAAAATCTGAGAGCAGATTAAATGAAATAATTACAGAAGAATTACTTGAAATCAAAGAAAAGTATTCTACTCCTAGATTAACAGATATTGAAGATTCATATGAAGAAATTGATATTGAAGATTTAATTCCAAATGAACCAATGGTTGTTACGATTACACATAATGGTTATGTTAAAAGAGTGCCTATTAAATTGTATGAAAAACAACGAAGAGGTGGTAAGGGTAAAGTTGCTGTTACTACTCATGATGATGATTTTATTGAAAGATTCTTTGTTTCTAATACTCATGATACCTTGATGTTTGTAACAAACCTTGGACAATTATACTGGTTAAAAGTATATAGAATTCCTGAAGGTAGCAGAATTGCTAAAGGAAAAGCGGTTGTTAACTTGATTAACTTAAAAGCTGGCGAAAAAATAATGGAAATAATTCCTACGACTGATTTTGATGAAACTAAATCTTTAGCATTCTTTACTAGAAATGGTATTGTAAAAAGAACATCTTTAAGTGAATTCTCTAATATCAGATCAAATGGTGTAAGAGCTATTGTTTTAGATGAGGGTGATGAAATTGTTACTGCTAAAATCACTTTACCAGAATCACAAAACCTTATGGTATTTACTTCTTTGGGTCAATGTATTAGATTTGATATAAGTAAAACAAGAGAACAAGGTAGAAGTACAAGAGGGGTAAGAGGTATCAAATTCAAACATGACAATGATTATGTTGTTGATGCAGATGTTATAGAAAATACTGAACAAGAATTATTATGTGTATCTGAAAAAGGTATTGGGAAACGAACTATTGTTTCTGAATACAGAGAAACAAACAGAGCTGGTTCTGGTGTTATATCAATGAAATTATCGAATAAAACAGGTAATGTAATTGGAGAAGTTCTTGTAGATGAAGAACAAGATTTAATGATTTTAACTTCTATTGGTAAGATGATTAGAGTAGATATGCAAAGTATTAGAAAAGCAGGAAGAAATACATCTGGTGTTATTATTGTTAGTGTTGAAAAAGGCGATAAGGTTGTTTCTATTGCTAAGTGTCCAAAAGAAGATAAAGAATTGGATGACGAGAATTTAGATGAAAATGGTGAAGTAGTTAAAAACGAAGAAAATTCTGAAGCGAACAATGAAAGTGTAAACGAAGAAAATTCAAATGAAGAAACTACTAATAATGAAAAAACAGAAGATAATAATGGAGAAAATGAATAA
- a CDS encoding DUF465 domain-containing protein: MFHEHREVVSIMKNEDKYFLKLFNKHNALDEEIIEAVKVLADQFKIEGLKKEKLKLKDEIFSMILSYKKVN, encoded by the coding sequence ATGTTTCATGAACACAGAGAAGTTGTAAGTATTATGAAAAATGAAGATAAGTATTTTTTGAAGTTATTCAATAAACACAATGCCTTAGATGAAGAAATAATAGAAGCGGTTAAAGTACTGGCTGATCAGTTTAAAATAGAAGGCCTAAAAAAAGAAAAACTTAAATTAAAAGATGAAATATTCTCTATGATTTTATCGTATAAAAAAGTAAATTAA